The following proteins come from a genomic window of Gynuella sunshinyii YC6258:
- a CDS encoding molybdopterin oxidoreductase family protein, whose amino-acid sequence MIKTHFRNCNLCEAMCGIRIETEDNTVLSIKGDTEDPFSKGFICPKAVALQDIQNDPDRLRQPLRRTDDGWQEISWQEALDFTAQRLTDIKNRFGRHSTGIYLGNPNVHNHGNMLHIRSLLKALGSRKRFSATSLDQLPHMLANLQMFGHQNLFPVVDIDNTDLFICIGANPVASNGSLMTAAGIEKRLKNIRARDGQVIVIDPRKTETSRVADEHLFIRPGTDVLLLLAMLYTVFEEQLTDSGHLGEILKGVETVRHHCHDYSPETVAEATGIPAQRIRLLSRQLAGTRRAALYGRMGVSTQAYGALCSWLIYCLNTLTGHLDSRGGLMFTLPAIDMISMGGRGSFGRYHSSVRQLPEFGGELPSAVLAEEMLTDSKEKIRAMVVVAGNPVLSAPNGSQLDQALEQLDFMVSIDSYITETSRHADIILPPTGPLERSHMDIIFPILAVRNTVKYSPPVFMPESGSLHDWEIFLQLAARLNNTGISARLRHRFDQRLGADGLAGLLLQLGPYGRTLPGSRIWGSWLEPLLNRLSSRNPLRRLWLNGAMNTQYRDLPKGLSLKYLQQHPHGVDLGPLQPILRQRLRTRDGQIQLAPQLYLDDLARVKTLLHPEPESGLKLIGRRHIRSNNSWLHNSHRLIKGKPRCTLMIHPQDARDHYIENDTLVDVVSTAGTVRIAAEITENIMPGVVSIPHGWGHHRSGVGWQTASANAGVSLNDLTDSQQVDLLSGNAVLNGVTVQIRPVSASTLKRSEPADTTYLD is encoded by the coding sequence ATGATCAAAACTCATTTCCGAAACTGCAATCTCTGTGAAGCCATGTGCGGCATTCGTATTGAGACTGAAGACAACACGGTGTTATCCATCAAAGGAGACACCGAGGACCCATTCAGTAAGGGCTTTATCTGCCCCAAGGCAGTTGCCTTGCAGGACATTCAGAATGATCCTGATCGTCTGCGTCAGCCGTTACGGCGAACTGACGATGGCTGGCAGGAGATCAGTTGGCAGGAAGCACTGGACTTTACCGCTCAACGACTGACAGATATTAAGAACCGTTTTGGTCGGCACAGCACCGGCATCTATCTTGGTAATCCCAATGTACACAACCATGGCAACATGCTTCATATACGGAGTCTGCTGAAGGCGCTGGGAAGTCGTAAACGGTTTTCTGCCACATCTCTGGATCAGTTACCCCATATGCTGGCCAACCTGCAAATGTTTGGACACCAGAATCTGTTTCCAGTGGTGGATATCGATAACACCGATCTGTTTATCTGTATCGGAGCCAATCCGGTGGCTTCCAATGGCAGCCTGATGACGGCGGCCGGCATAGAGAAACGGTTGAAAAATATCCGCGCCCGTGACGGACAAGTGATCGTCATTGATCCCCGTAAAACCGAAACCAGCCGGGTGGCCGATGAACACCTGTTTATCCGGCCGGGCACCGATGTGCTGTTACTGTTGGCCATGTTGTATACCGTGTTCGAAGAACAATTGACCGACAGCGGCCACCTTGGCGAAATCCTTAAGGGGGTCGAGACTGTGCGCCACCATTGTCACGATTACTCTCCCGAGACAGTGGCCGAAGCAACCGGTATTCCGGCGCAACGCATACGACTTCTGAGCCGGCAGCTGGCCGGTACCAGACGCGCTGCGCTATATGGTCGAATGGGTGTCAGTACCCAGGCTTACGGAGCCTTGTGCAGCTGGTTGATCTACTGTCTGAACACTCTGACCGGTCATCTCGACAGCCGTGGTGGTTTAATGTTCACCCTGCCGGCCATCGATATGATCAGTATGGGAGGACGCGGCAGTTTCGGCCGTTATCACAGCAGTGTACGTCAACTACCGGAGTTCGGAGGCGAGCTACCCAGTGCCGTTCTGGCCGAAGAAATGCTCACCGACAGCAAGGAAAAAATCCGGGCCATGGTCGTGGTCGCCGGAAATCCGGTGCTGTCCGCTCCCAATGGATCACAACTGGATCAGGCACTGGAGCAACTCGATTTTATGGTGAGCATAGACAGCTATATTACCGAGACCTCCCGCCATGCCGATATCATTCTGCCGCCCACCGGGCCCCTCGAACGCAGTCATATGGATATTATTTTTCCCATCCTCGCCGTGCGTAACACCGTCAAATACTCCCCACCGGTCTTTATGCCTGAATCTGGCAGCCTTCATGACTGGGAAATATTTCTGCAGTTGGCGGCACGTCTGAACAACACCGGAATATCGGCCAGACTGCGCCATCGTTTCGATCAGCGACTGGGAGCGGATGGTCTGGCAGGCCTGCTGCTGCAACTGGGGCCCTATGGCCGTACCCTGCCGGGAAGCCGGATCTGGGGATCATGGCTGGAACCCCTGCTGAATCGCCTTTCATCGCGCAACCCTCTACGCCGGCTATGGCTTAACGGTGCCATGAATACGCAGTATCGTGACTTGCCCAAAGGGCTGAGCCTGAAGTATTTGCAACAACATCCACATGGTGTGGATCTTGGACCGCTGCAACCGATTCTGCGACAACGCCTGCGTACCCGCGACGGTCAGATTCAATTGGCTCCGCAGCTTTATCTTGATGACCTGGCACGTGTTAAGACACTGCTGCACCCCGAACCGGAATCTGGTCTCAAACTAATTGGCCGGCGCCATATCCGCAGCAACAATTCCTGGCTGCACAACAGCCACCGGCTGATCAAAGGCAAACCACGCTGTACATTGATGATTCACCCTCAGGATGCCCGCGACCATTACATTGAAAACGATACGCTGGTGGACGTTGTTTCAACTGCCGGTACCGTTCGCATTGCGGCCGAAATCACAGAAAACATAATGCCCGGGGTGGTCAGTATTCCACACGGTTGGGGCCATCACCGATCTGGCGTGGGCTGGCAAACAGCATCCGCAAATGCCGGGGTCAGCCTGAATGATCTCACCGACAGTCAGCAGGTAGACCTTTTGTCCGGCAATGCAGTATTGAACGGTGTCACCGTACAAATTCGTCCTGTATCCGCGAGCACGCTGAAACGATCAGAACCGGCTGACACCACTTACCTGGATTGA
- a CDS encoding threonine/serine ThrE exporter family protein — MSTPISEEYQRELSRLVIKTGQMLLQHGAESQMVGSLCCRLGEALGLDSVEVSLSASSMVVTTLVNDYCITTARRCPDRGINMHIVSEVQQVVVDAENNAIDVAEVRKRLHSIEPYKHNRWLVVFMIGLSCASFCRLAGGDWLLFGWTFLASSVGMFVRQEIAQRHFNPLMNFGVTSFVTTLIAAQAEIYEIGNHPFLAMASSVLMLVPGFPLINSVSDMVKGYVNMGIARWVFASLLSLATCIGIIAATTLLGVWGWV, encoded by the coding sequence ATGTCCACCCCGATTAGTGAAGAGTATCAGCGCGAACTGTCGCGCCTTGTCATCAAGACCGGTCAGATGTTGCTGCAACATGGTGCGGAAAGCCAGATGGTTGGCAGCCTGTGTTGTCGCCTGGGGGAAGCGCTCGGCCTTGACAGTGTTGAGGTGTCACTTTCGGCCAGCTCAATGGTCGTCACCACACTGGTGAATGACTATTGCATTACGACTGCACGCCGTTGCCCGGACAGAGGTATCAATATGCATATCGTCAGTGAGGTGCAGCAGGTGGTTGTCGATGCAGAAAACAATGCGATCGACGTTGCTGAGGTCAGAAAACGCCTTCATTCCATTGAACCTTACAAACACAACCGCTGGCTGGTGGTGTTTATGATCGGCCTGTCCTGTGCATCATTCTGTCGCCTTGCCGGCGGCGACTGGCTGCTGTTCGGCTGGACATTTCTGGCGTCAAGCGTAGGCATGTTTGTACGCCAGGAAATTGCTCAACGTCATTTCAATCCGCTCATGAATTTTGGTGTGACGTCATTTGTTACCACACTCATTGCCGCTCAGGCGGAAATCTACGAAATAGGCAATCATCCGTTCCTGGCCATGGCCAGTTCGGTTTTGATGCTGGTGCCGGGTTTTCCATTGATTAACTCGGTATCGGATATGGTCAAAGGTTATGTCAACATGGGCATCGCCCGTTGGGTGTTTGCCAGTCTGCTAAGTCTGGCAACCTGTATCGGTATTATTGCCGCCACCACATTACTGGGAGTCTGGGGATGGGTCTGA
- a CDS encoding threonine/serine exporter family protein — protein MDILIALANDMFFAAIPAIGFAMVFNVPPKYLAYCALGGALGHGLRMLLLTQGGMQVEWATFTAASSVGLVGVYWSQKLNVPPKVFTVAAMIPMVPGVYVYKAMIAIVEINHRGFSLEIWKIFAENFIKGTSIIAALAIGLAMPSLLFYRRKPLI, from the coding sequence ATGGATATCCTGATTGCATTGGCAAACGATATGTTTTTTGCCGCGATTCCAGCCATTGGCTTTGCCATGGTGTTTAATGTACCGCCAAAGTATCTGGCATATTGCGCACTTGGCGGGGCACTTGGACACGGCTTGCGCATGTTATTGCTAACCCAGGGTGGCATGCAGGTTGAGTGGGCTACTTTTACCGCTGCATCCAGCGTCGGTCTGGTTGGGGTTTATTGGTCGCAGAAATTAAATGTACCACCCAAGGTATTTACCGTGGCCGCGATGATTCCAATGGTGCCGGGCGTTTACGTATACAAAGCCATGATTGCCATCGTTGAAATCAACCATCGTGGTTTTTCCCTCGAAATCTGGAAAATTTTTGCCGAGAACTTTATCAAAGGCACATCTATCATCGCCGCACTGGCCATTGGTCTGGCCATGCCAAGTCTGCTGTTTTACCGACGCAAACCGTTGATTTGA
- a CDS encoding mechanosensitive ion channel family protein, with protein sequence MNRIIEASVHFIDVVASRGIPATITLILALGLCRWVLHRQIKRQEKLSDELKLRWTNIVKNTSYLVLVISLVLIWAPQIQTFALSLTAFAVAIVIATKELILCFSGTILRMSSRPFSIGDIIESGDYLGYVVDQNFLTTTLKELEPDFYSATGKTLVIPNSLFLSAGITNHSFIRPYMIHSFNIYLEPNARQVNVYHNLLSTILEEYWDTFQQENPKFLTQIRGKRLIQQDALPKVRFTTNDGAKHKFVVTFPCRAEARLEQEQAILKRLFATEIQ encoded by the coding sequence ATGAACAGAATTATTGAGGCAAGTGTTCATTTTATCGATGTCGTGGCAAGCCGAGGAATTCCCGCCACCATTACTCTGATCCTGGCACTCGGATTATGCCGCTGGGTCCTGCACCGGCAGATCAAGCGCCAGGAAAAATTGTCTGATGAGTTGAAATTGCGTTGGACCAACATCGTCAAAAACACCTCCTATCTGGTACTGGTGATCAGTCTGGTGCTGATCTGGGCGCCTCAGATTCAGACCTTTGCTCTGTCATTGACGGCCTTTGCCGTGGCCATCGTCATTGCCACCAAAGAACTGATTTTATGTTTCAGTGGTACGATTCTGCGCATGAGCAGCCGACCATTTTCCATCGGCGATATTATTGAGTCTGGGGATTATCTCGGATATGTGGTGGACCAGAATTTTCTGACCACCACTTTGAAAGAACTGGAGCCGGATTTTTATTCAGCAACCGGAAAAACGCTGGTCATTCCCAACAGCCTGTTTTTGAGCGCCGGAATTACCAACCACTCGTTCATCCGGCCATATATGATTCATAGCTTTAATATTTATCTGGAACCAAACGCCAGACAGGTGAACGTATATCACAATCTCCTGAGCACGATTCTGGAAGAATACTGGGATACCTTTCAGCAGGAGAATCCCAAATTTTTAACCCAGATTCGCGGGAAGCGCCTGATTCAACAGGATGCCCTGCCAAAGGTCAGGTTTACCACCAACGACGGTGCCAAACATAAGTTTGTGGTAACGTTTCCGTGTCGGGCAGAAGCCCGTTTGGAGCAGGAACAGGCAATATTGAAACGCCTGTTTGCCACTGAAATACAATGA
- a CDS encoding YebG family protein, with protein sequence MAVVTLFMSDRDESRTFTSKKEADAYDKMLELAEGISHFVGREIDGLSERQAEDIGILFARHAEVLAAAMKGKTDVLFEPLAQQEDSSEDKKAESSSHLSAVGE encoded by the coding sequence ATGGCAGTGGTGACTTTATTTATGTCTGATCGTGATGAAAGCAGAACATTTACCAGTAAGAAAGAAGCGGATGCCTATGACAAGATGCTGGAACTTGCCGAAGGCATCAGTCATTTTGTGGGTCGTGAAATCGACGGATTGAGTGAACGACAAGCTGAAGACATCGGCATTCTGTTCGCACGCCATGCCGAAGTTCTGGCCGCTGCGATGAAAGGAAAGACCGACGTCCTGTTCGAACCGTTGGCACAACAGGAAGACTCCTCAGAAGATAAAAAAGCAGAGTCTTCCAGTCATCTCAGCGCGGTGGGTGAATAA
- a CDS encoding rhamnogalacturonan lyase, giving the protein MLHININNFIRAVTCVGVLAIGSHVLAAYDVEKLDRGVVAVAQNNSVFLSWRWLGNETDNTGFNIYRDGVRINSSPVTSKTNYVDYDGNVWNRYTVAAVINGVEQSSSSAVTPWNDIALRIPLQRPGGGTTPDGSYYTYTPNDASVADLDGDGQYEIILKWDPSNSKDNSQKGYTGNVYIDAYELDGTRLWRIDLGRNIRAGAHYTQFIAYDLDSDGKAEVAMRTSDGSVDGTGAVIGNRDADYRNSNGYVLSGPEYLTIFNGATGQMLAKTDYVPARGSVSSWGDSYGNRVDRFLAGLAWLDGEKPSLIMARGYYTRAVVTAWDWRNGQLRQRWVADSNQGMGALAGQGAHSLSVADVDNDGRQEIIYGAATLNDNGSLMYSTGLGHGDALHVSDLRPDYPGLEVYMVHETPSKYGNHGSEMHNAATGEIIWGVSGEGSDVGRGVAIDIDPRYPGYEAWASRGGLRSSSGNLISSSRPSAMNFAVYWDGDLGRELLDGTTISKWDYYNSSMSTLLAAGNWSVSSNNSTKATPALSADILGDWREEVIWRANSGDALLLFTSTHESSYRLRTLMHDPQYRAAVAWQNVGYNQPPHPGFFLGYDMAQPPMLALNPVSAQADLPASVELFSSVNNGAVSLNWNIYNANIRGLEVYRDTDSNPSGRTRIAIVSAGTRAYTDTTVERGGTYYYWIKMTEQNGTVTNSNGAQAVVPGFNNGASTDGGTAADDTNNTSGEEKSSSDVADGTSDSVTNDPSETSTDHTSPGSTDVADNQSATQTDSGTNQSVSLSAGSFWPLSSLVLLLPLIACRRKGS; this is encoded by the coding sequence ATGCTTCATATAAATATTAACAATTTTATTCGTGCCGTTACCTGCGTCGGTGTATTGGCGATTGGGTCGCATGTGCTGGCGGCATATGATGTGGAAAAACTGGACCGTGGTGTGGTAGCAGTTGCACAGAACAATTCTGTCTTTTTAAGCTGGCGGTGGCTTGGTAACGAAACCGACAACACCGGTTTTAACATTTATCGTGACGGGGTCCGGATCAACAGCTCGCCAGTAACGAGTAAAACCAACTATGTTGATTATGATGGTAACGTCTGGAATCGCTACACAGTAGCAGCGGTGATCAACGGTGTAGAGCAATCTTCATCATCGGCCGTCACGCCGTGGAATGATATTGCCCTTCGCATTCCTTTGCAGCGTCCTGGCGGCGGTACCACTCCTGATGGCAGCTACTACACGTATACGCCTAATGATGCATCGGTGGCAGATCTCGATGGCGATGGTCAATACGAGATTATTCTCAAATGGGACCCTTCCAACAGCAAAGATAACTCCCAGAAAGGCTATACCGGTAACGTATATATTGATGCCTATGAGCTGGATGGTACCCGGCTGTGGCGGATTGACCTTGGTCGTAACATTCGCGCTGGAGCACACTATACCCAGTTTATTGCCTATGATCTGGATAGTGACGGCAAAGCCGAAGTGGCCATGCGCACCAGCGATGGCAGTGTTGATGGCACCGGGGCTGTGATTGGTAATCGTGATGCCGATTATCGGAACTCCAATGGTTATGTGCTCAGCGGTCCTGAGTATCTCACCATTTTTAACGGAGCCACCGGGCAGATGCTTGCCAAAACCGATTATGTACCGGCGCGAGGCAGCGTTTCCTCGTGGGGTGACAGTTACGGTAACCGGGTGGACCGTTTCCTCGCCGGCCTGGCCTGGCTGGATGGTGAAAAGCCCAGTTTGATCATGGCAAGAGGCTATTACACCCGTGCCGTAGTGACGGCATGGGATTGGCGCAATGGTCAGCTGCGGCAGCGCTGGGTGGCCGATTCAAACCAAGGCATGGGAGCGCTGGCTGGACAAGGCGCTCACAGTCTCAGTGTGGCAGATGTCGATAATGATGGTCGTCAGGAAATTATTTATGGCGCTGCGACGCTGAATGATAACGGCAGTTTGATGTATTCCACCGGACTGGGACATGGTGATGCGCTGCATGTTTCTGACTTGCGGCCGGATTATCCAGGGCTGGAAGTTTACATGGTGCATGAAACGCCTTCGAAATATGGTAATCACGGCTCAGAAATGCATAACGCCGCTACCGGTGAAATCATCTGGGGAGTTTCAGGCGAAGGTTCCGATGTTGGTCGTGGCGTCGCTATCGATATCGACCCCCGTTATCCCGGTTATGAAGCCTGGGCCAGTCGTGGCGGCCTGCGCTCTTCCAGTGGCAATCTGATTTCCAGCTCACGTCCTTCCGCCATGAACTTTGCGGTCTATTGGGATGGTGACCTGGGGCGGGAGCTACTGGATGGCACCACGATCAGCAAATGGGATTACTACAACTCGTCCATGTCGACGCTGCTGGCTGCCGGAAACTGGTCGGTGTCGTCCAACAATTCCACCAAGGCCACACCGGCACTCTCTGCGGACATTCTTGGGGATTGGCGTGAAGAGGTCATCTGGCGGGCCAACAGTGGCGATGCTTTGTTATTGTTTACCAGTACTCATGAGTCGTCTTATCGGCTGCGGACACTCATGCATGATCCTCAGTATCGTGCCGCAGTGGCCTGGCAGAACGTGGGTTATAACCAACCTCCGCATCCTGGGTTTTTCCTCGGTTATGATATGGCACAACCACCCATGCTGGCATTAAACCCGGTATCGGCTCAGGCAGATTTACCGGCATCGGTGGAACTGTTCAGCAGTGTCAATAACGGTGCGGTCAGTTTGAACTGGAACATCTATAACGCCAATATCCGCGGCCTTGAGGTGTATCGTGATACCGATTCGAATCCATCCGGCAGAACCCGGATCGCCATCGTATCTGCCGGCACCAGAGCCTACACAGATACTACTGTTGAACGGGGCGGGACTTACTACTACTGGATTAAAATGACCGAACAGAACGGCACGGTTACCAACTCCAATGGTGCACAGGCTGTTGTTCCTGGTTTCAATAATGGTGCGTCCACCGACGGTGGAACTGCTGCTGATGACACCAACAATACGAGTGGTGAGGAAAAATCTTCGAGTGATGTTGCCGATGGAACCAGTGACAGCGTAACCAATGACCCATCTGAAACCAGTACTGATCATACCAGTCCGGGCTCCACTGACGTGGCCGATAATCAGAGCGCTACGCAGACAGACAGCGGTACGAACCAGTCTGTCAGCTTATCGGCCGGTTCTTTTTGGCCACTCAGTTCGTTAGTGTTACTGCTGCCACTGATCGCCTGCCGACGTAAAGGTTCCTGA
- a CDS encoding protein tyrosine phosphatase family protein codes for MLNSIKNFIQLTPEFATSGQPTADEFTAIAAAGFRHVINLAMPDHPQALVHEGALVTSLGMNYIHIPVAFDQPRKDQLRMFCQVLQFIRHEKVFVHCIMNYRVSAFMFHYLTKVEHRSERAARSPMFEQWHPDEVWKELLSWSAEDIGLNQ; via the coding sequence ATGCTGAACTCAATTAAAAATTTCATTCAGTTAACGCCGGAATTTGCTACCAGTGGTCAGCCCACCGCCGATGAATTTACGGCAATTGCCGCTGCGGGTTTTCGCCATGTCATCAATCTGGCCATGCCGGATCATCCTCAGGCACTTGTCCATGAAGGCGCTTTGGTTACCTCTCTGGGAATGAACTATATCCATATTCCGGTGGCATTTGATCAACCCCGAAAAGATCAGCTGCGGATGTTTTGCCAGGTCTTACAATTCATACGGCACGAAAAAGTATTTGTTCATTGCATCATGAATTATCGGGTGTCGGCATTTATGTTTCATTATTTGACCAAAGTTGAGCATCGCAGTGAGCGAGCTGCACGGTCACCGATGTTTGAGCAATGGCATCCCGACGAGGTTTGGAAAGAGTTGTTATCCTGGAGTGCTGAAGACATTGGCCTTAACCAGTAA